One Archocentrus centrarchus isolate MPI-CPG fArcCen1 chromosome 14, fArcCen1, whole genome shotgun sequence DNA window includes the following coding sequences:
- the LOC115791746 gene encoding histone H2B 1/2 produces the protein MPEPAKSAPKKGSKKAVTKTAGKGGKKKRKTRKESYAIYVYKVLKQVHPDTGISSKAMSIMNSFVNDIFERIAGEASRLAHYNKRSTITSREIQTAVRLLLPGELAKHAVSEGTKAVTKYTSSK, from the coding sequence ATGCCTGAACCCGCCAAGTCAGCGCCCAAGAAGGGCTCGAAGAAAGCCGTGACTAAGACCGCCGGCAAGGGCggcaagaagaagagaaagactAGGAAGGAGAGCTACGCCATCTACGTGTACAAGGTGCTGAAGCAGGTGCACCCCGACACGGGCATCTCTTCCAAGGCCATGAGCATCATGAACTCGTTCGTCAACGACATCTTCGAGCGCATCGCCGGTGAGGCGTCCCGCCTGGCTCACTACAACAAGCGTTCGACCATCACGTCGAGGGAGATCCAGACCGCCGTGCGCCTCCTGCTTCCCGGTGAGCTGGCCAAGCACGCCGTGTCCGAGGGCACCAAGGCCGTCACCAAGTACACCAGCTCCAAGTAA